From Parasteatoda tepidariorum isolate YZ-2023 chromosome 1, CAS_Ptep_4.0, whole genome shotgun sequence, one genomic window encodes:
- the LOC107436240 gene encoding uncharacterized protein — protein MLDKELLKECLISLTETEDSKVSREAIETLLTIHRNIFHNEDNSQYRLLKPANPSFSRKIWSLYTCRQFMLLSGWIEVHGRIVFNSDENLLEVIELLLQFRDVAPLVSEWDTTTKYEGKSEAQLREEDLKRKAVLEREKEIAEYEKDKKYRDELAKNIKAQIKSDRRKPKQVFTKPVAGNQLKKGAKIKTLQGGH, from the exons ATGCTTGACAAGGAATTACTTAAAGAGTGTTTAATTTCGTTAACTGAAACAGAAGATTCCAAAGTTTCTAGGGAAGCAATAGAAACTCTCTTAACAATTCACAG aaatatttttcacaacgAAGACAATTCACAGTATAGATTGCTTAAACCTGCGAATCCTTCATTTTCAAGAAAGATCTGGAGCCTTTATACATGCCGTCAATTTATGCTTTTGAGCGGGTGGATTGAA gTTCATGGAAGAATTGTTTTCAATAGTGATGAAAACTTACTGGAAGTGATCGAATTGCTTCTACaatttcg tgatGTTGCCCCTTTAGTTTCAGAGTGGGATACGACAACAAAGTATGAAGGAAAAAGTGAAGCacag CTGAGAGAAGAAGATCTGAAAAGGAAAGCAGTCCttgaaagagagaaagaaattgCTGAATATGAGAAAGATAAAAAGTACCGTGATGAATTAGCTAAAAAT ATCAAGGCACAAATTAAATCTGACCGGAGAAAACCAAAACAAGTTTTTACTAAACCTGTG GCTGGAAACCAATTGAAGAAAGGTGccaaaattaaaacacttcaaGGTGGACATTAA